One segment of Bacillus alkalisoli DNA contains the following:
- the accA gene encoding acetyl-CoA carboxylase carboxyl transferase subunit alpha gives MVGELEFEKPVVQLRSKISELREFTKSTDMDLTDEIEKLEARLEKLENDIYGNLKPWDRVQIARHPERPTTLDYIQRIFTNFLECHGDRFYGDDAAIVGGIAKYNDIPVTIIGHQRGKDTKENIRRNFGMPHPEGYRKALRLMYQAEKFGRPIICFIDTKGAYPGKAAEERGQSEAIARNLFEMAGLKVPVICIVIGEGGSGGALALGVGNHVHMLENSTYSVISPEGAAALLWKDATLAKKAAESMRITAPDLKELGVIDEIITESKGGAHRDVEFQAEKIREVIGASLEDLMPLSDDEVIEQRYAKYKRIGTYTFLNEEIEVK, from the coding sequence GTGGTAGGAGAATTAGAATTTGAAAAACCAGTAGTGCAACTTCGTTCGAAGATTAGCGAATTACGTGAATTTACAAAATCTACAGATATGGATTTAACAGATGAAATTGAAAAGTTAGAAGCACGATTAGAAAAATTAGAGAACGATATTTACGGAAATTTAAAGCCGTGGGACAGAGTACAAATTGCACGACATCCTGAAAGACCAACAACATTAGACTACATTCAAAGAATCTTTACAAACTTCTTAGAATGTCATGGGGATCGTTTTTATGGAGATGATGCTGCAATCGTTGGTGGAATTGCAAAGTATAATGATATCCCTGTTACAATCATCGGTCATCAACGTGGGAAAGATACGAAAGAAAATATTAGAAGAAACTTTGGTATGCCTCATCCTGAAGGTTACCGCAAAGCCCTTCGCCTTATGTACCAAGCAGAAAAATTTGGTCGTCCTATTATTTGTTTTATTGATACAAAAGGAGCTTACCCTGGTAAAGCTGCGGAAGAAAGAGGTCAAAGTGAAGCTATTGCTAGAAACTTATTTGAAATGGCTGGCTTAAAAGTTCCTGTAATTTGTATTGTTATTGGTGAAGGTGGTAGTGGTGGTGCTTTAGCTCTTGGTGTTGGGAACCATGTTCACATGCTAGAGAACTCAACATATTCGGTTATTTCACCAGAAGGGGCTGCTGCACTATTATGGAAAGATGCAACACTTGCCAAAAAAGCAGCTGAATCGATGAGAATTACTGCTCCGGATTTAAAAGAATTAGGAGTTATTGATGAAATAATTACAGAATCTAAAGGTGGAGCACACCGTGATGTTGAATTCCAAGCGGAGAAGATTAGAGAAGTAATCGGTGCATCATTAGAAGATTTAATGCCATTATCGGATGATGAAGTAATTGAACAGCGTTATGCTAAATACAAACGTATCGGCACTTATACTTTTTTAAATGAAGAAATAGAAGTGAAATAA
- the pfkA gene encoding 6-phosphofructokinase — MKRIGVLTSGGDSPGMNAAVRAVVRKAIFHNVEVYGVYRGYAGLIEGDIKKLEIGSVGDIIHRGGTMLYTARCEEFKTVEGQLKGIEQLKKFGIEGLVVIGGDGSYQGAKKLTEHGFPCVGVPGTIDNDIAGTDFTIGFDTALNTVIDAIDKIRDTATSHERTYVIEVMGRHAGDLALWAGLAGGAETILIPEAKDDMDEVIARLKRGAERGKKHSIIVVAEGVGSGVEYGKKIEESTKFETRVSVLGHIQRGGSPTAFDRVLASRLGAYAVELLLEGQGGRCVGIENNVLVNHDIIEALSQEHTIDKKMYSLSKELSI; from the coding sequence ATGAAACGAATTGGAGTTCTAACAAGTGGTGGGGATTCACCAGGAATGAATGCAGCTGTTCGTGCAGTTGTTCGTAAAGCAATTTTTCATAATGTAGAAGTGTACGGTGTATATCGTGGATATGCTGGATTAATTGAAGGAGATATTAAAAAACTTGAAATTGGTTCAGTTGGTGATATCATTCATCGCGGTGGTACAATGTTATATACAGCACGCTGTGAAGAATTCAAAACAGTTGAAGGTCAACTGAAAGGTATTGAACAATTAAAGAAATTCGGTATTGAAGGATTAGTTGTTATCGGTGGAGATGGATCTTATCAAGGTGCTAAGAAACTAACGGAACATGGTTTTCCATGTGTTGGTGTACCTGGTACAATTGATAATGACATTGCAGGTACTGATTTTACAATTGGTTTTGATACAGCGCTTAACACTGTCATTGATGCTATTGATAAAATTCGTGACACGGCAACTTCTCATGAACGTACATATGTTATCGAAGTGATGGGTCGACATGCTGGAGACTTAGCTTTATGGGCGGGCCTTGCTGGAGGAGCGGAAACGATACTTATTCCTGAAGCAAAAGATGATATGGACGAAGTAATTGCACGTTTAAAACGTGGTGCAGAACGTGGAAAGAAACATAGTATTATTGTTGTAGCTGAAGGTGTAGGTAGCGGCGTAGAGTATGGTAAAAAGATAGAAGAAAGTACGAAATTCGAAACAAGAGTCAGTGTATTAGGACATATTCAACGTGGAGGTTCACCAACAGCATTCGATCGTGTACTTGCAAGTAGATTAGGTGCATATGCTGTCGAGCTATTATTAGAAGGTCAAGGTGGCCGTTGTGTTGGAATCGAAAATAATGTATTAGTAAATCACGATATTATTGAAGCATTATCACAAGAACATACTATCGATAAAAAAATGTATAGCTTATCAAAAGAATTATCGATTTAG